The following DNA comes from Cellulomonas soli.
CGACCGTCGCCGCCCACGTACCCACCGGGGTCCTCATCGACGGGTCGTGGCGCCCCGCGCGCAGCGGCCGCACGTTCGAGGTCGCCGACCCGGCCACCACGGAGGTCCTGTTCGACGTGGCCGACGGCGGCGAGCAGGACGCGCTCGACGCGCTCACCGCGGCGCACGAGGCGTTCCCCGCCTGGCGTGCGACCGCACCGCGCGTGCGCTCGGAGCTGCTGCGCGCCGTGTTCGAGACGCTGGTGGCACGCACCGAGGACATCGCGGCGATCGTCACCGCCGAGGGCGGCAAGCCGCTGGCCGAGTCCCGGGCGGAGGTCGCGTACGCCGCCGAGTACGTGCGCTGGTACGCCGAGCAGGCCGTGCGCTTCGACGGGCTCGCTCGGCGGGCACCGTCCGGGGGGAACCACCAGCTGGTGCTGCGCCGTCCTGTGGGTCCGGCGCTGCTGATCACGCCGTGGAACTTCCCGATCGCGATGATCGCCCGCAAGGTCGCGCCCGCGCTGGCCGCCGGCTGCCCCGTCGTGGTCAAGCCTGCGCAGCTGACCCCGTTGACCACGGCCTACGTGGCCGAGATCATCCGCGAGGAGCTCGCCGACCGGGGCCTGCCCACCGGGGTGATCAACGTCGTGCCCTCCTCGTCGGCGCGGTCGGTGTCCGGGCCGCTGCTGGCCGACCCGCGGCTGCGCAAGCTGTCGTTCACCGGGTCGACCGAGGTCGGTCGTCTGCTGCTCAAGAGCGCGGCCGACGGCATCCTTCGCACGTCGATGGAGCTGGGCGGCAACGCGCCGTTCCTCGTCTTCGAGGACGCCGACCTGGACGCCGCCGTGATCGGGGCGGTGCAGGCGAAGATGCGCAACGCCGGGCAGACCTGCGTGGCCGCCAACCGGTTCCTGGTGCACCACGCGGTCGCCGGGGAGTTCGCGGACCGGCTCACGGCGGCGTTCGAGCAGCTCGTCGTCGGGCACGGCGCCGAGCCGGGGACGACGGTCGGACCGTTGATCGAGCAGCCGGCGGTGACGCACGTCGAGACCGTCGTGGCCGAGGCGGTCGACGCCGGCGCGGTGGTGCGCACGGGCGGCACCCGGCCGGCGCGCCGCGGGTACTTCTACGCCCCGACCGTGCTGGAGGGTGTGACACCGGACCTGCGGGTGGTCTC
Coding sequences within:
- a CDS encoding NAD-dependent succinate-semialdehyde dehydrogenase, which produces MTTALPPTVAAHVPTGVLIDGSWRPARSGRTFEVADPATTEVLFDVADGGEQDALDALTAAHEAFPAWRATAPRVRSELLRAVFETLVARTEDIAAIVTAEGGKPLAESRAEVAYAAEYVRWYAEQAVRFDGLARRAPSGGNHQLVLRRPVGPALLITPWNFPIAMIARKVAPALAAGCPVVVKPAQLTPLTTAYVAEIIREELADRGLPTGVINVVPSSSARSVSGPLLADPRLRKLSFTGSTEVGRLLLKSAADGILRTSMELGGNAPFLVFEDADLDAAVIGAVQAKMRNAGQTCVAANRFLVHHAVAGEFADRLTAAFEQLVVGHGAEPGTTVGPLIEQPAVTHVETVVAEAVDAGAVVRTGGTRPARRGYFYAPTVLEGVTPDLRVVSEETFGPVAPIVPFGSEDEAVALANGSDFGLVAYAFTRDVGRVMRLAESVEAGMIGINRGMVSDATAPFGGLKQSGLGREGGELGIEEYLDPVYVAL